Proteins encoded within one genomic window of Streptomyces profundus:
- a CDS encoding ATP-binding cassette domain-containing protein, which produces MPDEPVEPVLALHGVSKRFGAVQALTDVDLEIRPGEVTALVGDNGAGKSTLIKTIAGVHPIDSGSIVWKGETVRITKPHDAQDLGIATVYQDLALCDNLDVVANLFLGRELRRAHVLDQVAMEREARDLLHTLSIRIPSVRIPVASLSGGQRQVVAIARALVGSPEVVILDEPTAALGVEQTAQVLDLVERLRDRGLGVILISHNVADVRAVADDVAVLRLGRNNGVFRAADTTGEEIIAAITGATDNAVTRRSLRKDGTDDGDPQGEESAE; this is translated from the coding sequence ATGCCCGACGAACCCGTCGAACCCGTTCTGGCGCTGCACGGTGTCTCCAAACGGTTCGGCGCCGTCCAGGCGCTGACCGATGTCGACCTGGAGATCCGCCCCGGTGAGGTGACCGCCCTCGTGGGCGACAACGGAGCCGGCAAGTCCACCCTCATCAAGACCATCGCCGGGGTCCACCCGATCGACAGTGGCAGCATCGTCTGGAAGGGCGAGACGGTGCGCATCACCAAGCCGCACGACGCCCAGGACCTCGGCATCGCCACCGTCTACCAGGACCTCGCCCTCTGCGACAACCTCGACGTGGTCGCCAACCTCTTCCTCGGCCGGGAGCTGCGCAGAGCCCATGTGCTGGACCAGGTCGCGATGGAACGCGAGGCCCGGGACCTGTTGCACACCCTCTCCATCCGCATCCCCAGCGTCCGCATCCCCGTCGCCTCGCTCTCCGGCGGCCAGCGCCAGGTGGTGGCGATCGCCCGCGCCCTGGTCGGCTCGCCCGAGGTGGTCATCCTCGACGAACCGACGGCCGCGCTCGGCGTCGAGCAAACCGCCCAGGTGCTCGACCTGGTGGAACGCCTCCGCGACCGCGGCCTCGGCGTCATCCTGATCAGCCACAACGTGGCGGACGTCCGCGCCGTCGCCGACGATGTCGCGGTGCTCAGACTCGGCCGCAACAACGGCGTCTTCCGGGCCGCCGACACCACGGGCGAGGAGATCATCGCCGCCATCACCGGCGCCACCGACAACGCGGTCACCCGCCGCAGCCTCCGCAAGGACGGCACGGACGACGGGGACCCGCAGGGGGAGGAATCAGCAGAATGA
- the dxs gene encoding 1-deoxy-D-xylulose-5-phosphate synthase: MSLLTGISGPRDLDRLTPVQLEELASEIRTFLIDAVSKTGGHLGPNLGVVELTIALHRVFESPADSILWDTGHQSYVHKLLTGRQDFSGLRTKDGLSGYPSREESEHDIIENSHASTVLGWADGLAKANQLRGLDNRVVAVTGDGALTGGMAWEALNNIAGAKDRPLVIVVNDNERSYAPTIGGLANHLATLRTTDGYERWLERGKQMLNRTPVVGRPIYGTLHGAKKGLKDVIAPQGMFEDLGIKYVGPIDGHDIQALESALQRAKRFGGPVIVHCLTEKGRGYQPAREDEADQFHAVGVIHSDTGQPVSASGADWTSVFGEEIVRLGREREDVVAITAAMLRPVGLGRFAEEFPDRVFDVGIAEQHGAVSAAGLATGGLHPVFAVYATFLNRAFDQLLMDVALHRCGVTFVLDRAGVTGPDGASHHGMWDMSVLQCVPGLRLAAPRDADQLRAQLREAVEVDDAPTVVRYSRGKVGAPVASVGTVGGMDVLRAADTDRPDVLLVSVGALAPVCLEVAELLNKQGISSTVVDPRWVKPVDPALPGLAAEHRVVVTVEDNGRAGGVGSAIAQALRDADVDVPLRDFGIPQRFLGHGSRPEMLAEAGLTGPAIARQVTGLVARLEGRLDAAGAAAFGTD, from the coding sequence GTGTCGTTGCTGACCGGTATTTCGGGACCCCGCGATCTGGACCGGCTGACCCCGGTGCAGTTGGAGGAGCTGGCTTCAGAGATCCGTACGTTCCTTATCGACGCCGTATCGAAGACCGGGGGCCATCTGGGTCCCAACCTCGGCGTGGTCGAGCTGACCATCGCCCTGCACCGCGTGTTCGAGTCCCCCGCCGACAGCATCCTCTGGGACACCGGCCACCAGAGTTATGTGCACAAGCTGCTCACCGGCCGCCAGGACTTCTCCGGACTGCGCACCAAGGACGGCCTCTCCGGCTACCCCTCCCGGGAGGAGTCCGAGCACGACATCATCGAGAACAGCCACGCCTCCACGGTGCTGGGCTGGGCCGACGGCCTCGCCAAGGCGAACCAGCTGCGCGGTCTGGACAACCGCGTCGTCGCGGTGACGGGCGACGGCGCGCTGACCGGTGGCATGGCCTGGGAGGCGCTCAACAACATCGCCGGCGCCAAGGACCGCCCGCTGGTGATCGTGGTCAACGACAACGAGCGCTCCTACGCGCCCACGATCGGTGGCCTCGCCAACCACCTGGCCACGCTGCGCACCACGGACGGGTACGAGCGGTGGCTGGAGCGGGGCAAGCAGATGCTCAACCGCACCCCCGTCGTCGGCCGCCCGATCTACGGCACGCTGCACGGCGCGAAGAAGGGCCTGAAGGACGTCATCGCCCCGCAGGGCATGTTCGAGGACCTGGGCATCAAGTACGTGGGCCCGATCGACGGCCATGACATCCAGGCGCTGGAGTCCGCGCTCCAGCGCGCCAAGCGCTTCGGCGGCCCGGTGATCGTGCACTGCCTCACGGAGAAGGGCCGCGGCTACCAGCCGGCGCGGGAGGACGAGGCCGACCAGTTCCACGCGGTGGGCGTCATCCACTCCGACACCGGCCAGCCGGTCTCCGCCTCCGGCGCCGACTGGACGTCGGTCTTCGGCGAGGAAATCGTGCGTCTCGGCCGGGAGCGGGAGGATGTCGTCGCCATCACGGCCGCGATGCTGCGTCCGGTCGGCCTCGGCCGGTTCGCCGAGGAGTTCCCCGACCGGGTCTTCGACGTGGGCATCGCCGAGCAGCATGGCGCGGTCTCGGCCGCCGGTCTGGCCACGGGCGGGCTGCATCCGGTCTTCGCCGTCTACGCCACCTTCCTCAACCGCGCCTTCGACCAACTGCTGATGGACGTCGCGCTGCACCGCTGTGGCGTGACGTTTGTGCTGGACCGGGCCGGGGTCACGGGGCCAGATGGCGCCTCCCACCACGGGATGTGGGACATGTCGGTCCTCCAGTGCGTGCCGGGGCTGCGGTTGGCGGCGCCGCGCGACGCCGATCAGCTCCGCGCCCAGCTGCGGGAGGCGGTGGAGGTCGACGACGCGCCCACCGTGGTCCGCTATTCGAGGGGCAAGGTGGGCGCCCCGGTGGCGTCGGTCGGCACGGTCGGCGGCATGGACGTGCTGCGCGCCGCCGACACGGACCGCCCGGATGTGCTGCTGGTCTCGGTCGGCGCGCTGGCCCCGGTCTGCCTGGAGGTCGCCGAGCTGCTGAACAAGCAGGGCATCAGCAGCACGGTGGTGGACCCGCGCTGGGTCAAGCCCGTCGACCCGGCGCTGCCGGGGCTCGCCGCCGAGCACCGCGTGGTGGTCACGGTGGAGGACAACGGCCGGGCGGGTGGCGTCGGTTCGGCCATCGCGCAGGCGTTGCGCGACGCCGATGTGGATGTGCCGCTGCGGGACTTCGGCATCCCCCAGCGGTTCCTCGGCCACGGCAGCAGGCCCGAGATGCTGGCCGAGGCCGGCCTCACGGGCCCCGCCATCGCCCGGCAGGTCACCGGCCTCGTCGCCCGCCTCGAAGGCCGCCTCGACGCGGCCGGCGCGGCGGCCTTCGGCACCGACTGA
- the ngcE gene encoding N-acetylglucosamine/diacetylchitobiose ABC transporter substrate-binding protein, with the protein MRSNLNRRSLLTRSAAAGLFTVPAVGALAGCASGGGDDGPVERGEETDDNPFGVDPEAELEVVIFDGGFGDQYALDAEEIYQATYGSVQHDKTQEIASRLQPRMVQADPPDVINNGGADAMDIAALIRNDQVLDLNELLDAPSLDDPNVTIRDTLMPSTVEMGQFGSQEVWRLNYAFTVYGQWYSRTALDRLGVEYPRTWDEMLAVCEAAKREGMAGWTYAGQYPYYFNFTLYPFIAKIGGADVMRAIDNLEPNAWRHDAVKSAFEAYHELAARGYVLRGSPGMTHEESQDEWNEYRALFIPNGSWVENESRRNTPEDFDMAVGPPTGLDSSDAMPFETLWASAGEPFFIPADAANPHGGLEFLRIMLGQASARNFTELVSSLTCVRGAADDLDLPPGLASAKEAFEAAGDSLIVPRLPDWYKQLNNEEVGGAIATMMAGDIDPEEAINRCQRAADATAQDDSIQKFQHV; encoded by the coding sequence ATGAGGTCCAACCTGAACCGCCGTTCTCTGCTCACCCGTTCCGCCGCCGCCGGGCTCTTCACCGTGCCCGCCGTGGGCGCGCTGGCCGGCTGCGCCAGCGGCGGCGGCGACGACGGTCCCGTCGAGCGGGGTGAGGAGACCGACGACAACCCGTTCGGTGTCGACCCCGAGGCCGAACTCGAAGTGGTCATCTTCGACGGCGGGTTCGGCGACCAGTACGCGCTGGACGCCGAGGAGATCTACCAGGCGACCTACGGAAGCGTCCAGCACGACAAGACCCAGGAGATCGCCAGCAGACTCCAGCCCCGGATGGTCCAGGCCGACCCGCCCGATGTGATCAACAACGGCGGGGCCGACGCGATGGACATCGCCGCGCTGATCCGCAACGACCAGGTACTCGACCTGAACGAACTGCTGGACGCGCCCTCCCTTGACGATCCGAACGTGACCATCCGTGACACCCTGATGCCCAGCACCGTGGAGATGGGCCAGTTCGGCAGCCAGGAGGTCTGGCGGCTCAACTACGCCTTCACCGTCTACGGCCAGTGGTACTCACGGACCGCCCTGGATCGCCTGGGGGTCGAGTACCCGCGCACCTGGGACGAGATGCTCGCGGTCTGCGAGGCGGCGAAGCGCGAGGGCATGGCCGGCTGGACCTACGCCGGGCAGTACCCGTACTACTTCAACTTCACCCTCTACCCGTTCATCGCCAAGATCGGCGGCGCCGACGTGATGCGCGCCATCGACAACCTGGAGCCCAACGCCTGGCGCCATGACGCGGTCAAGTCGGCGTTCGAGGCGTACCACGAACTGGCGGCGCGCGGCTATGTGTTGCGGGGCAGCCCGGGCATGACGCACGAGGAGTCGCAGGACGAGTGGAACGAGTACCGCGCGCTGTTCATCCCCAACGGCTCCTGGGTGGAGAACGAGTCGCGGCGCAACACGCCCGAGGACTTCGACATGGCCGTCGGCCCGCCCACCGGCCTCGACTCGTCCGACGCCATGCCCTTCGAGACGCTCTGGGCCTCGGCCGGTGAGCCGTTCTTCATCCCGGCGGACGCCGCCAATCCCCATGGCGGCCTGGAGTTCCTGCGCATCATGCTGGGGCAGGCGTCGGCCAGGAACTTCACCGAGCTGGTCTCCTCGCTGACCTGTGTCCGCGGCGCGGCCGACGATCTGGACCTCCCGCCGGGGCTGGCCAGCGCCAAGGAGGCCTTCGAGGCCGCCGGCGACAGCCTGATCGTGCCCCGACTGCCCGACTGGTACAAGCAGTTGAACAACGAGGAGGTCGGTGGCGCCATCGCCACCATGATGGCCGGCGACATCGACCCCGAGGAGGCGATCAACCGCTGTCAGCGCGCGGCGGACGCCACCGCGCAAGACGACTCGATCCAGAAGTTCCAGCACGTCTGA
- a CDS encoding sugar ABC transporter permease has protein sequence MRYDRRYRKLDQYRFIVWFLSLPLLVYGLFVVSPFLQAFFYSMTDWTGYSSDYNFVGFDNYERMWNDDKFWDAARNSVLLLVIAPLITLAMGLFFAYMLSAGGRSRGHGVSGVAGSKLYKIVYFFPQVLSLAIIAVIWARIYSPRSGALNAGLETVGLDSWTREDWLGSSWAIWCVLVVLCWSFVGFYVVLFSAAMSAIPTEIYEAARLDGAGRSVTFFRITFPLTWETVRTGWIYMGIQALDAFALVNVMVPEHGMDVLPSYLFEKSFRDAQAGYATTIGVALFLITLLFAAVMMRLGRRERIEF, from the coding sequence GTGCGTTACGACCGGAGATACCGGAAGCTGGACCAGTACCGCTTTATCGTCTGGTTTCTCTCCCTCCCGCTTCTGGTATACGGCCTCTTTGTCGTCTCGCCGTTTCTCCAGGCGTTCTTCTATTCGATGACCGACTGGACGGGATACAGCAGCGACTACAACTTCGTCGGGTTCGACAACTACGAGAGGATGTGGAACGACGACAAGTTCTGGGACGCCGCACGCAACAGCGTGCTGTTGTTGGTGATCGCCCCGCTGATCACGCTGGCGATGGGGCTTTTCTTTGCCTACATGTTGAGCGCGGGCGGGCGGAGCCGGGGCCACGGCGTGTCCGGGGTCGCCGGCTCCAAGCTCTACAAGATCGTCTACTTCTTCCCGCAGGTGCTCTCGCTGGCGATCATCGCGGTCATCTGGGCCAGGATCTACAGCCCGCGCAGCGGCGCGCTCAACGCCGGTCTTGAGACGGTGGGCCTCGACTCCTGGACCCGCGAGGACTGGCTGGGGAGCTCCTGGGCGATCTGGTGTGTCCTGGTCGTCCTGTGCTGGTCCTTCGTCGGTTTCTATGTGGTGTTGTTCTCGGCCGCGATGAGCGCCATCCCCACCGAGATCTACGAGGCGGCCAGGCTGGACGGCGCCGGCCGTTCCGTCACCTTCTTCCGGATCACCTTCCCGTTGACCTGGGAGACGGTGCGAACGGGCTGGATCTATATGGGAATCCAGGCCCTGGACGCGTTCGCTCTGGTGAATGTGATGGTTCCGGAACACGGCATGGACGTGCTGCCGAGCTATCTCTTCGAGAAGTCCTTCCGGGACGCGCAGGCCGGTTACGCCACCACGATCGGGGTGGCGCTCTTCCTCATCACCCTGCTGTTCGCCGCGGTGATGATGCGTCTTGGCCGCCGAGAGCGGATCGAGTTCTGA
- a CDS encoding sugar ABC transporter substrate-binding protein, protein MRQQLRFVGIGVASLALTVALAACGEAGGGDDDSNEGNEGNGGDGGGTIGLLLPEDSTTRYESFDRPYIEGKISELCADCTVQYSNASEDTNLQKQQFDAMLTGGVDVIILDPVDASATSSWVEEAEAEGVPVVAYDRLAEGPINAYVSYDNEAVGQLQGQAVLDALGEDADGARVVMINGSPTDPNAALFKSGAESVLEGGAEIVFSQDIDGWDAALANEEMNAAIESLGDDGFDAVYVANDGMAAGVINALQAAGITNVPVGGQDAELAGLQRIIAGEQTFTIYKGLRAEAEITAEIAVRLLNGEDIADLAPDSVDSPTDSGIPSTLLEPVPVTVDTINDTVIADEFYAPGDICTAEFADACQEAGIG, encoded by the coding sequence ATGCGTCAACAACTGCGATTTGTCGGGATAGGTGTCGCTTCCCTGGCCCTGACGGTGGCGCTGGCCGCCTGCGGAGAGGCCGGCGGTGGAGATGACGACAGCAACGAGGGCAACGAGGGCAACGGCGGAGACGGCGGCGGCACGATCGGCCTGCTGTTGCCCGAGGACTCCACCACGCGCTACGAGTCCTTCGACCGCCCCTACATCGAGGGCAAGATCAGCGAGCTGTGCGCGGACTGTACGGTCCAGTACAGCAACGCCAGCGAGGACACCAACCTCCAGAAGCAGCAGTTCGACGCGATGCTCACCGGCGGCGTCGACGTCATCATCCTGGACCCGGTGGACGCCTCCGCCACTTCGAGTTGGGTCGAGGAGGCCGAAGCCGAGGGCGTGCCCGTGGTCGCCTACGACCGGCTGGCCGAAGGCCCGATCAACGCCTATGTCTCCTATGACAACGAGGCCGTCGGCCAACTCCAGGGCCAGGCCGTGCTCGACGCCCTCGGCGAGGACGCCGACGGCGCCCGGGTCGTGATGATCAACGGTTCGCCCACCGACCCCAACGCCGCCCTCTTCAAGAGCGGCGCCGAGTCGGTCCTTGAGGGCGGCGCTGAAATCGTCTTCTCCCAGGACATCGACGGCTGGGACGCCGCGCTGGCCAACGAGGAGATGAACGCCGCCATCGAGTCGCTCGGCGACGACGGCTTCGACGCCGTCTATGTGGCCAACGACGGCATGGCCGCCGGTGTGATCAACGCCCTCCAGGCGGCCGGGATCACCAATGTGCCCGTCGGCGGCCAGGACGCCGAACTCGCCGGTCTCCAGCGGATCATCGCCGGTGAGCAGACCTTCACCATCTACAAGGGCCTGCGCGCCGAGGCCGAGATCACCGCCGAGATCGCCGTGCGGCTGCTGAACGGCGAGGACATCGCCGACCTGGCGCCCGACAGCGTCGACAGCCCCACCGACTCGGGTATCCCGAGCACCCTGCTTGAGCCGGTCCCGGTCACCGTGGACACCATCAACGACACCGTGATCGCCGACGAGTTCTACGCGCCCGGCGACATCTGCACCGCGGAGTTCGCCGACGCCTGCCAGGAAGCCGGCATCGGCTGA
- a CDS encoding ROK family transcriptional regulator — MKTPGSQSSLHRANLERVIRAVRAAGSLTQADIARTTGLSAATVSNIVRELKELGTVEVRSTSAGGRRARSVSLSGDAGIVVGVDFGHSHLRVAVGNLAHQVLAEEAEPVDVDASADEGFDRAEKLVGRLLTVAGVDRSKIIGIGLGVPGPIDITSGTIGSTAILPGWRGTNPRDELAARTGVPVHVDNDANLGALGESVWGSGRGSGDLAYIKVASGVGAGLVIDGRIYRGPGGTAGEIGHVTLDESGPVCRCGNRGCLETFTAARHVLPLLHPIHGPELTMQRVVQLAREGDPGCRRVIGDISRHVGTAVAQLCNLLNLSRVVLGGDLAEAGEIALGPIRESVGRYAIPSAARQLTLAAGALGPRAEVLGALALVLREMGDGMLLGGGFDT, encoded by the coding sequence GTGAAGACTCCGGGATCGCAGTCCTCGCTGCACCGGGCCAACCTGGAGCGGGTGATACGGGCGGTCCGCGCCGCCGGATCGCTCACCCAGGCGGACATCGCCAGAACGACGGGACTCTCCGCGGCCACGGTCTCGAACATCGTTCGGGAGTTGAAGGAGCTGGGCACCGTCGAGGTGCGCTCCACCTCGGCCGGTGGCCGGCGGGCGCGCAGCGTCTCGCTCTCCGGCGACGCCGGGATCGTGGTGGGCGTCGACTTCGGCCACTCCCATCTGCGCGTCGCCGTCGGCAACCTCGCGCACCAGGTGCTGGCGGAGGAGGCCGAGCCGGTCGACGTGGACGCGTCCGCCGACGAGGGGTTCGACCGGGCGGAGAAGCTCGTCGGGCGGCTGCTCACGGTGGCGGGCGTGGACCGCTCCAAGATCATCGGCATCGGTCTCGGCGTCCCTGGCCCCATCGACATCACCAGCGGCACCATCGGCTCGACCGCCATACTGCCCGGCTGGCGCGGCACCAACCCACGGGACGAACTGGCGGCCAGGACGGGCGTGCCGGTGCATGTGGACAACGACGCCAACCTCGGCGCCCTGGGCGAGTCGGTCTGGGGGAGCGGCCGTGGTTCGGGCGATCTGGCGTATATCAAGGTGGCCAGCGGCGTCGGCGCCGGGCTGGTGATCGACGGCCGGATCTACCGGGGACCGGGCGGCACCGCGGGCGAGATCGGCCATGTCACGCTGGACGAGTCGGGGCCGGTCTGCCGCTGCGGCAACCGGGGTTGCCTGGAGACCTTCACCGCCGCCCGGCATGTGCTGCCGCTGCTCCACCCCATCCACGGCCCCGAGTTGACCATGCAGCGCGTGGTGCAGCTGGCCCGCGAGGGCGACCCGGGCTGCCGGCGGGTGATCGGCGACATCTCCCGCCATGTGGGCACCGCCGTGGCGCAGTTGTGCAACCTGCTCAACCTCAGCCGCGTGGTGCTGGGCGGCGATCTCGCCGAGGCGGGGGAGATCGCCCTCGGACCGATCAGGGAGTCGGTCGGACGGTACGCCATCCCCAGCGCCGCCCGGCAGTTGACCCTCGCGGCCGGCGCCCTGGGCCCGCGAGCCGAGGTGCTCGGGGCGCTGGCCCTGGTGCTGCGGGAGATGGGCGACGGGATGCTGTTGGGCGGCGGATTCGACACCTGA
- a CDS encoding carbohydrate ABC transporter permease — translation MSLTRPTGDPSTGDPSAPGAGETPAAGRRDSATGAVLNVFSHSFLVLWLVMAAAPVLLVVVNSLRAHGDLVSEPIGLPTGLHWENFSNAWTSANIGRYALNSLIILAGSLTGTMLLGAMAAYVLARFTFPGSRAIHLLFVGGMMFPIFLALVPLFFVLNNFGLLNTRPGLIVVYIAYSLPFTIFFLVSFFRTLPGGVQEAATLDGASHSRTFFQIMMPMAKPGLISIGIFNFLGQWNQFVLPRVLNVGDPDDAVLPQGLAALMVQQGYEGDWGALYAGVTLAMMPVLVVYVTFQRQVQSGLTAGAIR, via the coding sequence ATGAGTCTCACCCGACCCACCGGGGACCCGTCCACCGGCGACCCGTCGGCGCCCGGCGCCGGTGAAACCCCCGCCGCCGGGCGGCGGGACTCGGCGACCGGCGCCGTGCTCAACGTCTTCTCGCACTCCTTCCTGGTGCTGTGGCTGGTGATGGCGGCGGCCCCGGTGCTGCTGGTGGTGGTCAACAGCCTGCGCGCGCACGGGGATCTCGTCTCCGAGCCCATCGGGCTGCCGACCGGCCTGCACTGGGAGAACTTCAGCAACGCCTGGACGTCCGCCAACATCGGCCGCTACGCCCTCAACTCGTTGATCATCCTGGCGGGTTCGCTCACCGGCACCATGCTGCTTGGCGCCATGGCCGCCTATGTGCTGGCGCGGTTCACGTTCCCCGGGAGCCGGGCGATCCATCTGCTGTTCGTCGGCGGCATGATGTTCCCGATCTTCCTGGCCCTGGTGCCGCTGTTCTTCGTCCTCAACAACTTCGGCCTGCTGAACACCCGTCCCGGGCTGATCGTCGTCTATATCGCCTACTCGCTGCCGTTCACCATCTTCTTCCTGGTGTCGTTCTTCCGCACGCTGCCCGGCGGGGTACAGGAGGCCGCGACGCTGGACGGCGCGTCGCACAGCCGGACGTTCTTCCAGATCATGATGCCGATGGCGAAACCGGGCCTCATCAGCATCGGCATCTTCAACTTCCTCGGGCAGTGGAACCAGTTCGTGCTGCCCCGGGTGCTCAACGTCGGCGATCCGGACGACGCCGTGCTGCCCCAGGGGCTGGCGGCGCTGATGGTGCAGCAGGGCTACGAGGGCGACTGGGGTGCCCTCTACGCCGGTGTCACGCTGGCGATGATGCCGGTGCTGGTGGTCTATGTGACCTTCCAGCGGCAGGTGCAGAGCGGGCTGACGGCGGGGGCGATCCGTTAG
- a CDS encoding sugar ABC transporter permease: MSDKLAPDPRLLVRERGLAGYVEDFRRRISGGELGSIPVVIGMIIIAVVFEAQTGTFLSPRNLSNISVYIAGPGIMAVGIVLVLLLGEIDLSVGSMAGLSAAIWAVLSVSHGVNDLVAIGLAILAGAAVGTIHGFFFAKIGVPAFVVTLAGFLGWSGLQIWVMGDEGTINIPRDSLVRDLNNFYFTDIAAAYGLAAVLTVGYLGALVFQERRRQAADLPTRPLSEIALRVGLVAVAAFVTAYTLNQHRGLPLALVIFLSILLLADFMIRRTTYGRQIFAVGGNAEAARRAGINVARVRLTVFTIASSLAALGGLFYAAQAGGASKSLGSGNLLMNVIAAAVIGGTSLFGGRGWVWSALLGTLVIQSITTGLNLMGMASEIQYMITGAVLLVAVVLDSVSRKTQRTAGRT, translated from the coding sequence ATGAGCGACAAACTCGCGCCCGACCCCCGGCTGTTGGTGCGGGAACGCGGCCTCGCCGGCTATGTGGAGGACTTCCGCCGCCGGATCAGCGGAGGGGAGCTGGGCTCCATCCCGGTGGTGATCGGCATGATCATCATCGCCGTCGTCTTCGAGGCGCAGACGGGAACCTTCCTCTCCCCGCGCAACCTCAGCAACATCAGCGTCTATATCGCGGGCCCCGGCATCATGGCCGTCGGCATCGTGCTGGTGCTGCTGCTGGGCGAGATCGACCTCTCCGTCGGCTCCATGGCCGGCCTGTCCGCCGCCATCTGGGCGGTCCTCTCCGTCAGCCACGGCGTCAACGACCTGGTCGCCATCGGCCTGGCCATCCTCGCCGGCGCCGCCGTCGGCACCATCCACGGATTCTTCTTCGCGAAGATCGGAGTGCCGGCCTTCGTGGTCACCCTGGCCGGCTTCCTCGGCTGGAGCGGCCTCCAGATCTGGGTGATGGGCGACGAGGGCACCATCAACATCCCCCGCGACAGCCTGGTGCGGGACCTCAACAACTTCTACTTCACCGACATCGCCGCCGCCTACGGCCTGGCCGCCGTGCTCACCGTCGGCTACCTCGGCGCCCTGGTCTTCCAGGAACGCCGCCGGCAGGCCGCCGATCTGCCCACCCGCCCGCTGAGCGAGATCGCCCTGCGGGTCGGCCTGGTGGCGGTGGCCGCCTTCGTCACCGCCTACACCCTCAACCAGCACCGGGGTCTCCCGCTGGCCCTGGTGATCTTCCTCAGCATCCTGCTGCTCGCCGACTTCATGATCCGCCGCACCACCTACGGGCGGCAGATCTTCGCCGTCGGCGGCAACGCCGAGGCCGCCCGCAGGGCCGGCATCAACGTGGCGCGCGTCCGGCTCACCGTGTTCACCATCGCCAGCTCGCTGGCCGCCCTGGGCGGCCTGTTCTACGCCGCCCAGGCCGGCGGCGCGTCCAAGAGCCTGGGCTCGGGCAACCTGCTGATGAACGTGATCGCCGCCGCCGTCATCGGCGGCACCAGCCTCTTCGGCGGACGCGGCTGGGTGTGGTCGGCGCTGCTGGGCACCCTGGTCATCCAGTCCATCACCACCGGGCTCAACCTGATGGGCATGGCCAGCGAGATCCAGTACATGATCACCGGCGCCGTGCTGCTGGTCGCCGTCGTGCTGGACTCCGTCTCCAGAAAGACGCAACGCACAGCGGGACGCACTTAG
- a CDS encoding VOC family protein, whose translation MLTNLMFATVYVTDQDRALEFYAGGLGLEKRVDFPGPDGRFLTVGAPDSPVHILLWSHAAAAGQPGDEGGIVSPGPLILESDDLRADFEIMRQRGVVFEQPEPEDYPFGIRVEALDPDGNRVSLRQQRKP comes from the coding sequence ATGCTGACCAACCTCATGTTCGCCACGGTCTATGTCACGGACCAGGACCGCGCGCTGGAGTTCTACGCCGGCGGGCTCGGCCTGGAGAAGCGGGTCGACTTCCCCGGGCCCGACGGGCGTTTCCTCACCGTCGGCGCTCCCGACAGCCCGGTGCATATCCTCCTGTGGTCGCACGCGGCAGCGGCGGGTCAGCCGGGCGACGAGGGAGGGATCGTCTCGCCAGGGCCGCTGATCCTCGAATCCGACGATCTGCGGGCGGACTTCGAGATCATGCGCCAACGCGGCGTCGTCTTCGAACAGCCCGAACCCGAGGACTATCCGTTCGGCATCCGCGTCGAGGCGCTGGACCCGGACGGCAACCGCGTCTCGCTCCGCCAGCAGCGAAAGCCATGA